The Rouxiella sp. WC2420 region TGTAAATGACAGAATATCGCTCTCAAGCAATTTCCGGGTAAGGTCGTAAAGTTCATGGGTGATGTAATGACATTTCCCCTGCAGCTTGTGCCTTGCCAGTGCCTCGCTGACCTCGGTATTCACGTCACCGGTGTTATAAATACCAATGATGTTTCGCGACTGTGCCAGATTTTGTTCAAGCAGGCGGCGCAGCGTTTCGCGGTGATCTTCTCCCGCCAACACTTCTCTTAGCTTGATATCAGGGGATTTCTGCTGCAAAACCTGCTTGAATCCCTCGACTCGATGCTGGTGGGCGATAAAGTCAAAACGCCCGCTGACCACCAGTACCTCTCCGGGTTGACGCAACATTTTGGCCATTAACAATCCGGCAGTGCGGCCTGCCTGAAGCTGATTAATACCTACGTGACACAGGCGTTTAACATCCGGAAGATCAGTGACTAGCGTGATCACCGGCACGCCATTTTTTTTACACCGTGCCAGGGCGTCATAAATAGCCGGATGATTTTGCGCAAATACAATAATGCCATCACGTTGGCCACTGCATTTAATAATATGTTGCGCCAGCTTTTCTGGCTGAGATTCAGAAATTAGCGTGCGATGTAACGTTAAACGCCGATAGCCTAACGAGCTGGCAACCTCGCTGAAATCCACCGCCAGTTTTTGGAAAAAATAAGTATCGTTCGAGCTGAGGATGACCTCAACCTGCCACGGGCTTTTCCGCTCCTCGGGCAAGGTACGATTTAACCCTGCTTCTTTTGCCGCCCGTAAGACTTTGCGGGTGGTTTCCGGAGACACTCCACCGCGTTCGTTCAACACTCTATCCACTGTGGCTACACCCACTCCGGCCATTTTGGCCAGCGTATCGAGGGTCAGCTTTTTCATCCGAATTCCTTGCGAAGATATGACGATAACACCGCCAGTTTAATCAGCGCTTTGGGTTTGGCAATCATCTTGTGGGTAAAACCGCTTGTTTTTTTATCTTGTCGGTTTAGTGAACAGGGTTGTTAACTTTTGTTGTAATTATGT contains the following coding sequences:
- a CDS encoding LacI family DNA-binding transcriptional regulator, encoding MKKLTLDTLAKMAGVGVATVDRVLNERGGVSPETTRKVLRAAKEAGLNRTLPEERKSPWQVEVILSSNDTYFFQKLAVDFSEVASSLGYRRLTLHRTLISESQPEKLAQHIIKCSGQRDGIIVFAQNHPAIYDALARCKKNGVPVITLVTDLPDVKRLCHVGINQLQAGRTAGLLMAKMLRQPGEVLVVSGRFDFIAHQHRVEGFKQVLQQKSPDIKLREVLAGEDHRETLRRLLEQNLAQSRNIIGIYNTGDVNTEVSEALARHKLQGKCHYITHELYDLTRKLLESDILSFTLDQNARQHARLALSLMLRALEDNFQPDIYSDGKVEFKVMTAENMD